A region of uncultured Anaeromusa sp. DNA encodes the following proteins:
- a CDS encoding TIGR01212 family radical SAM protein (This family includes YhcC from E. coli K-12, an uncharacterized radical SAM protein.) translates to MQNELPYRSYSQYLKERYGEKVYKLPVSLPVTCPNRDGTCGNEGCVFCGSIGAGYENLPADWTVTRQLAANREHISSKYKANKFIPYFQNFSNTYLPPEELRRYLIEACQPDVVALALATRPDCVSDAHLEVLQNVKETYNVDISVELGLQTVNYHTLDKIGRGHSLGEYLDAVCRLHRFGLECCTHLILNLPWDDRRDVVENAKVLSALGVEQVKLHALYIVKGTQMARWYEEGSIQLCSMEEYMERVILFLQYLHPDMVVQRLLGRAPESHTLFSNWQTGWWKIRDEIHARMRNRGLRQGDCCDYLNGAAVSKKFGVF, encoded by the coding sequence ATGCAGAATGAATTACCTTATCGCAGCTATTCGCAGTATCTAAAAGAACGTTATGGCGAAAAAGTTTATAAGCTGCCCGTTAGTCTGCCTGTAACTTGTCCTAATCGCGATGGAACTTGCGGTAACGAGGGCTGCGTTTTTTGCGGTTCCATTGGCGCAGGTTATGAAAATTTACCAGCGGACTGGACGGTGACTCGGCAGTTGGCGGCAAACCGAGAGCATATTTCCAGTAAGTATAAAGCCAATAAGTTCATCCCCTATTTTCAAAACTTCAGTAATACCTATTTGCCGCCGGAGGAGTTGAGGCGCTATTTAATAGAAGCATGCCAACCCGACGTGGTGGCCTTGGCTTTAGCGACCAGGCCGGATTGCGTCAGTGACGCGCATCTGGAAGTACTGCAGAATGTTAAAGAAACATATAACGTAGATATCAGCGTAGAACTGGGGCTGCAAACGGTGAACTATCATACTCTGGATAAAATTGGCCGAGGCCATTCGTTGGGAGAGTATTTGGATGCGGTTTGTCGGCTGCACCGCTTTGGCTTGGAATGCTGCACTCATTTGATTTTGAATCTGCCCTGGGATGACCGGCGAGATGTGGTAGAGAATGCGAAGGTGTTATCGGCGCTGGGGGTAGAACAGGTAAAATTGCATGCTCTTTATATTGTTAAAGGGACGCAAATGGCTCGGTGGTATGAAGAAGGAAGTATTCAATTATGTTCTATGGAAGAATATATGGAACGGGTCATTTTGTTTTTGCAATATCTGCATCCCGATATGGTAGTGCAGCGTCTGCTGGGGCGGGCGCCGGAGAGTCATACCTTATTTAGTAATTGGCAGACTGGTTGGTGGAAGATTCGCGATGAGATTCATGCGAGAATGCGGAACCGCGGTCTGCGGCAAGGAGATTGTTGCGATTATTTAAACGGGGCCGCCGTATCTAAGAAATTTGGAGTTTTTTGA
- a CDS encoding DUF4080 domain-containing protein, with protein sequence MKVVLTTLNAKYIHTSLGLRYLREVCKSSGHEVVLKEYSINQELLTILGDICRERPDVVALGCYIWSRTLVEELVDSLKQVLPQAQLVLGGPEVGFTPQEALEAMPGADAVILGEGETVLPQWLEVCAGKRQAETVNGVAWRKEGRIFVQGGPQAQTDLAQLPFPYQEEEMALLQGRILYYETTRGCPFSCQYCLSSAQDGVRYLPLARIKEEILFFLRHGVKQIKFVDRTFNARKDHYRPLWRWLASLKGDINFHFEIAAGLLDQEDLVFLATVPVGRFQLEIGVQSTHEPTLEEIQRRNYWGKLQQAVAFLRRHNNMHLHLDLIVGLPYEGWGEFHRSFNEVFTLRPHMLQMGFLKMLPASGLRQRAADYRYRFLQKPPYTVLASNAMSAEEIRKLRIIEDVVEHVYNGGRFQQSLNYLLTCWQQDAFACFSSIAEYWDEQRLDLAAIGVRGWYRNLLAYAQWCWGEERRDILCEWLRLDALLSDGGQQRPPELNWNGPEWEGEKQAFWRDEGAVQQYIPEYAFGSWRELKRKYHLEFLFLPGADGRVERHNWLVRYDLSEGSLAQEVQLDAE encoded by the coding sequence ATGAAAGTCGTTTTAACAACGTTAAACGCAAAATACATTCATACATCATTAGGCCTGCGGTATTTGCGGGAGGTTTGCAAATCGTCCGGGCATGAGGTGGTGTTAAAGGAATACTCCATTAATCAGGAGCTATTAACAATTTTGGGCGATATTTGCCGTGAGCGTCCGGATGTGGTGGCTCTTGGCTGTTATATTTGGAGTAGAACTTTAGTGGAGGAGTTAGTTGATAGCTTGAAGCAGGTTTTGCCTCAAGCGCAGCTTGTATTGGGCGGGCCGGAAGTAGGCTTTACACCGCAAGAAGCCTTGGAGGCTATGCCAGGAGCGGACGCCGTTATTTTAGGGGAAGGAGAAACGGTCTTGCCGCAGTGGCTGGAGGTTTGCGCTGGAAAACGACAGGCGGAGACGGTAAACGGAGTTGCCTGGCGTAAGGAAGGAAGAATTTTCGTACAGGGCGGACCGCAAGCGCAGACGGACTTGGCGCAGCTTCCCTTTCCTTACCAGGAAGAAGAAATGGCTTTGCTGCAAGGACGGATTCTGTACTACGAAACGACACGCGGTTGTCCTTTTTCCTGCCAATACTGTCTTTCCAGCGCCCAGGACGGGGTGCGGTACTTGCCGTTGGCGCGCATAAAAGAAGAAATCTTGTTCTTTTTGCGTCATGGCGTCAAGCAAATTAAGTTTGTAGACCGCACCTTTAATGCCCGCAAAGATCATTATCGGCCATTGTGGAGGTGGCTAGCTTCTTTGAAAGGGGACATAAACTTTCACTTTGAAATTGCCGCCGGCTTGCTGGACCAGGAAGACTTGGTCTTTTTAGCTACCGTGCCTGTAGGCCGATTTCAGCTAGAAATAGGCGTGCAATCTACCCATGAACCGACTTTGGAAGAAATTCAACGGCGTAATTACTGGGGAAAACTGCAGCAGGCCGTGGCTTTTTTACGCAGGCACAACAACATGCATTTGCATTTGGATTTGATTGTAGGGCTTCCTTATGAAGGATGGGGAGAATTCCACCGCTCTTTTAATGAAGTCTTTACCTTGCGGCCTCATATGCTGCAAATGGGGTTTTTGAAGATGCTGCCGGCGTCTGGCTTGCGGCAGCGAGCAGCAGACTATCGATACCGGTTCTTGCAAAAGCCTCCTTATACAGTATTAGCAAGCAATGCCATGTCGGCGGAAGAAATTCGCAAATTGCGTATAATAGAAGATGTTGTAGAACATGTATATAATGGAGGGCGTTTTCAGCAGTCTCTGAACTATTTGCTGACTTGCTGGCAGCAAGATGCTTTTGCCTGTTTTAGCAGTATTGCTGAATACTGGGATGAACAACGGCTGGATTTGGCAGCGATAGGCGTGCGTGGTTGGTACCGGAATTTGCTGGCCTATGCCCAGTGGTGTTGGGGAGAAGAACGCAGAGATATTCTATGCGAATGGTTGCGGCTGGATGCACTTCTTAGCGATGGCGGGCAGCAGAGACCGCCGGAGCTGAATTGGAACGGACCCGAGTGGGAAGGCGAAAAGCAGGCATTTTGGCGCGATGAGGGAGCAGTGCAGCAGTATATCCCAGAGTATGCCTTTGGCAGTTGGCGGGAGCTGAAACGAAAGTATCATCTGGAGTTTCTCTTTTTGCCAGGGGCTGACGGGCGAGTGGAACGTCATAATTGGTTAGTGCGCTACGATCTTTCAGAGGGAAGCTTGGCCCAGGAGGTGCAATTGGATGCAGAATGA
- the pepF gene encoding oligoendopeptidase F, whose product MKMKLVSSLLLGSSLFFTSADSEGAALVTAEPVSADWRWNLNDIYADEAAWREDAAVLKALLPKLTAYKGHLQDHADSLPTALQLKDEIGKKSSRLYAYARLHRDLDNADSHYQSMTSEMEALLAEAGAASAFIEPELLEWPAGALEKKVQSDARLAPYAFDLRELERQKPHVLSQKEEELLARFQESFATPATVFNMLARADMRFPETLTDSGEKLPLSESRYNTLIRSPQREVRKEAFEALFSTYRSYRNTLASTLSGTIKNHVLSAKARHYDSSLDASLSPHAIPATVYDGLIGTIHEHLPALHRFVQLKKQALELSEIHMYDLYAPVGALPPRKITYPDAQQLVKNSLTVMGPAYLAQLDQAFTSRWLDVPEGKNKQSGAYSWGIYGVHPFILLNYQGRSEDVSTLTHELGHAMHSYYSQKQQPYATSAYTIFCAEVASTTNEILLLNYLLAQTTDRQERITLLHQYLEQVRATVFRQTLFAEFERTVHKRMEQGQPQTADSLSKLWLDLNRQYYGPDLVLDECLDIEWGRIPHFYRPFYVYQYATGYAAATALAQGLSSGDPQAQTRYLAFLHSGGSDHPVELLRQAGVDMSTPQPVEVTMDLFSSRLAELEQLLNQK is encoded by the coding sequence ATGAAAATGAAATTAGTATCTTCCCTTTTACTTGGCTCTTCTTTGTTTTTTACCTCTGCGGACAGCGAGGGAGCGGCCCTTGTTACCGCAGAACCCGTTTCCGCCGACTGGCGCTGGAACCTTAACGACATCTACGCGGACGAAGCCGCTTGGAGAGAGGATGCTGCCGTTCTCAAAGCCCTCTTGCCAAAGCTGACCGCTTATAAAGGACATTTGCAAGATCATGCCGATTCACTTCCAACGGCATTACAGCTCAAAGACGAAATAGGCAAAAAAAGCAGCCGTCTTTATGCTTACGCCCGCCTGCATAGAGACCTCGATAACGCAGACAGCCATTATCAGAGCATGACCAGCGAAATGGAAGCTCTCTTGGCCGAAGCTGGCGCCGCCAGCGCTTTCATCGAACCGGAGCTTCTGGAATGGCCTGCCGGAGCGCTGGAGAAAAAAGTGCAATCAGATGCTCGCTTGGCCCCGTATGCCTTCGATCTGCGTGAACTAGAACGACAAAAGCCGCATGTTCTCAGCCAAAAAGAAGAAGAACTTTTAGCCCGTTTCCAAGAATCCTTTGCCACACCTGCCACGGTTTTCAATATGTTGGCCCGCGCCGACATGCGTTTCCCCGAAACCTTGACAGACTCTGGCGAAAAATTGCCTTTAAGCGAATCTCGTTATAATACGCTCATTCGCTCTCCGCAACGAGAAGTGCGTAAAGAAGCCTTCGAGGCGCTCTTCTCCACGTATCGCTCCTACCGCAATACGTTAGCCAGCACCTTGAGCGGCACCATCAAAAACCATGTGTTAAGCGCCAAGGCGCGCCATTATGATTCTTCTTTGGATGCTTCCCTCTCACCGCACGCCATTCCTGCAACTGTATATGACGGTTTAATAGGGACCATCCATGAACATTTACCGGCACTGCATCGTTTCGTGCAGCTAAAAAAGCAAGCTCTTGAGTTGAGCGAAATCCACATGTATGATCTCTACGCCCCAGTTGGCGCCTTGCCGCCGCGCAAAATCACTTACCCCGATGCACAGCAGCTAGTTAAAAATAGCTTAACAGTCATGGGACCGGCATATCTGGCGCAATTAGACCAGGCCTTCACCTCCCGTTGGCTGGACGTTCCTGAAGGAAAGAACAAACAAAGCGGCGCTTATTCTTGGGGAATCTACGGTGTACATCCGTTCATTTTACTCAACTATCAAGGACGCAGTGAAGATGTATCCACACTCACCCATGAACTGGGACACGCCATGCACAGCTATTATAGTCAAAAACAGCAGCCCTACGCGACTTCCGCGTACACCATTTTTTGTGCAGAAGTCGCTTCTACTACTAATGAAATCCTACTTCTCAACTATCTTTTAGCGCAAACCACAGACCGCCAAGAACGCATTACCTTATTGCATCAGTATCTAGAGCAAGTGCGCGCTACCGTCTTCCGCCAAACTTTGTTTGCGGAATTTGAACGTACCGTGCACAAACGGATGGAGCAAGGGCAGCCGCAGACTGCCGACTCTCTTTCCAAACTCTGGCTTGACCTTAACCGCCAATATTATGGTCCCGACCTGGTTCTGGACGAATGCTTAGACATTGAATGGGGACGAATCCCGCATTTTTACCGTCCTTTTTACGTTTACCAATACGCCACAGGCTACGCTGCCGCCACGGCTTTGGCGCAAGGTCTGAGCAGCGGCGACCCGCAAGCGCAAACGCGTTACCTGGCGTTCTTGCACAGCGGCGGTTCGGACCATCCTGTAGAGCTTCTCCGCCAGGCTGGCGTTGATATGAGTACTCCACAGCCTGTAGAAGTGACTATGGACTTATTCTCTTCCCGTCTGGCTGAACTGGAACAGCTTTTGAACCAGAAATAA
- the pckA gene encoding phosphoenolpyruvate carboxykinase (ATP) — MKHSVEVLQVVGRVQRNLAPAVLVEEAIRRGEGVLAANGALSVTTGKYTGRSPQDKFVVDCPQVHEQIDWENNAAFSPEAFERLYQRMLAYVQSRDVFVFDGFAGADTEHHLAVRFINELAWQNLFVHQLFIRPEEGAPEVEPDFTVLCLPGFRAIPAIDGTNSEAFIIVNLHENVVLIGGTHYAGEMKKAIFSVMNFWLPQKGILSMHCSANAGEDENTALFFGLSGTGKTTLSADPHRQLIGDDEHAWGEKGIFNIEGGCYAKCIHLAPESEPEIWGAIRFGSVLENVKMDTQTHVPDYDDASLTENSRTAYPVDYIPNALVPGVAGHPNTVVFLTADAFGVLPPISRLTKEQAMYHFLSGYTSKLAGTERGIKEPQATFSTCFGSPFLPLSPLVYAKLLGEKLEQHQTRVYLINTGWSGGPYGVGNRIKLAYTRAMVSAALSGTLEKVEFMTDPIFQLAIPLACPGVPEAVLDPRKTWQYAADYDKQARRLAERFQDNFHKFSGAMPAEIIAAGPAL; from the coding sequence ATGAAACACAGTGTGGAAGTTTTACAAGTGGTAGGGCGTGTGCAGCGTAATTTGGCTCCGGCAGTCCTAGTGGAAGAAGCTATCCGCCGCGGAGAGGGAGTTTTGGCGGCGAATGGGGCTTTGAGCGTGACTACCGGCAAATATACGGGACGGTCGCCGCAGGATAAATTTGTGGTGGATTGCCCGCAAGTGCATGAACAAATTGACTGGGAGAACAACGCCGCTTTTTCACCGGAAGCGTTTGAACGTTTGTATCAACGCATGCTGGCATATGTTCAAAGCAGAGATGTCTTTGTATTCGACGGATTTGCTGGGGCTGATACAGAACACCATTTAGCGGTACGGTTCATTAATGAGCTGGCTTGGCAGAATCTTTTTGTACACCAGCTGTTTATAAGGCCGGAAGAAGGGGCGCCTGAGGTGGAACCTGATTTTACGGTGCTTTGCCTTCCTGGATTTCGAGCCATTCCTGCAATTGACGGCACTAATTCGGAAGCGTTTATCATTGTTAATTTACATGAAAACGTAGTTTTGATTGGCGGCACTCATTATGCAGGGGAAATGAAAAAGGCCATCTTTTCAGTGATGAATTTTTGGCTGCCGCAAAAAGGCATTTTATCTATGCATTGCTCAGCGAATGCCGGAGAAGACGAAAACACGGCTCTCTTTTTTGGCTTGAGCGGTACTGGTAAGACCACTCTTTCCGCTGATCCTCATCGGCAATTGATTGGCGATGACGAACATGCTTGGGGTGAAAAGGGGATCTTTAATATTGAAGGCGGTTGCTATGCAAAATGCATTCATTTGGCCCCTGAAAGCGAACCGGAAATCTGGGGAGCTATTCGCTTCGGCAGTGTGTTAGAGAATGTGAAGATGGATACGCAGACTCATGTACCGGATTATGATGATGCTTCATTGACGGAAAACAGCCGTACTGCCTATCCGGTCGACTATATTCCCAATGCGCTGGTTCCTGGTGTGGCGGGCCATCCGAATACGGTGGTTTTTTTGACGGCAGACGCATTCGGCGTATTGCCTCCTATTTCTCGGCTGACCAAAGAACAGGCTATGTATCATTTCCTATCTGGCTATACAAGCAAGCTAGCTGGTACGGAACGGGGTATTAAGGAGCCACAGGCTACTTTTTCCACCTGCTTTGGTTCTCCGTTTTTGCCCTTGTCTCCCTTGGTATATGCCAAGCTTTTGGGCGAGAAGCTGGAACAGCATCAAACACGGGTCTATCTAATTAATACCGGTTGGTCCGGCGGCCCTTACGGCGTAGGGAATCGTATCAAACTGGCTTATACGAGGGCTATGGTTTCGGCCGCCCTTTCCGGAACGTTAGAAAAGGTGGAGTTTATGACAGATCCTATTTTCCAGCTGGCCATTCCTCTTGCCTGTCCAGGCGTTCCAGAGGCTGTGCTGGACCCTAGAAAAACCTGGCAATATGCTGCTGATTACGACAAACAGGCTCGCCGTTTGGCGGAGCGTTTTCAGGATAACTTCCACAAGTTTTCCGGCGCGATGCCAGCAGAAATTATTGCGGCAGGGCCTGCGCTGTAA
- the thrC gene encoding threonine synthase, whose translation MLYQSTRNADIRITSAEAICQGLANDGGLFVPERLPALGPDELQALQNVSYEERAKAVLGCFLTDFSEAELQEIVTRAYGQGQFSHSDIAPVVKVAERKAVLELWHGPTSAFKDMALQLLPHLVTTSLKKTNIRDTVAILVATSGDTGKAALEGFKDVPNTAMIVFYPQGGVSEVQRLQMVTQEGSNVDVVAVEGNFDDAQRGVKEIFGNKEAAAKLARAGIRLSSANSINWGRLVPQVVYYVSAYLDMVKQGSVQFGEEINVVVPTGNFGNILAAYYARLMGVPLGKLICASNNNNVLTEFLREGRYDRRRPFHKTISPSMDILVSSNLERLLYHVSGQDTAAVTAWMKSLQEEGLYDVHGAAWDGIRDVFWADWVDDAVTQETIKTVYAQHGYVLDPHSAVAWKVAERYQEETGDNRVLLVVSTASPFKFNSSVLEALAPETLSGAADEFSLLEALAAKSGLSIPEGLASLRTKDVRHSLECSVTDMETMVYQLLIK comes from the coding sequence ATGTTGTATCAGAGCACACGAAATGCGGACATCCGGATTACATCCGCGGAGGCGATTTGTCAAGGATTAGCCAACGATGGGGGGTTGTTTGTACCTGAGAGGCTGCCGGCATTAGGGCCTGATGAGTTACAGGCATTGCAGAATGTATCGTACGAAGAGCGGGCTAAAGCGGTATTGGGCTGCTTTTTGACTGATTTTAGCGAGGCGGAGTTGCAGGAGATCGTGACCCGCGCTTATGGACAGGGGCAGTTTTCACATAGCGATATTGCACCGGTTGTGAAAGTGGCGGAGAGAAAAGCCGTTCTTGAACTCTGGCATGGACCGACAAGCGCGTTTAAGGATATGGCACTCCAATTGCTGCCTCATTTGGTTACAACCTCACTGAAAAAAACTAATATTCGCGATACGGTAGCGATTTTAGTGGCTACCTCAGGCGATACAGGCAAGGCGGCCTTGGAAGGCTTTAAAGACGTGCCTAATACGGCTATGATTGTTTTTTATCCCCAAGGCGGCGTAAGTGAAGTACAGCGTTTGCAAATGGTTACGCAAGAAGGAAGCAATGTAGACGTAGTCGCCGTGGAGGGGAATTTTGACGATGCGCAGCGCGGTGTTAAAGAAATTTTTGGCAATAAAGAAGCGGCAGCCAAATTAGCTAGGGCGGGAATCCGCCTGTCTTCGGCTAATTCCATCAACTGGGGACGTTTGGTACCGCAGGTGGTATATTATGTGAGCGCCTACCTGGATATGGTAAAACAGGGTAGCGTACAGTTCGGCGAAGAAATCAATGTAGTTGTGCCGACAGGCAATTTTGGCAATATTTTAGCCGCTTATTATGCGCGATTGATGGGAGTGCCGCTGGGCAAGCTGATTTGCGCTTCCAACAATAATAACGTACTGACCGAGTTTTTGAGAGAGGGTCGTTATGACCGGCGGCGTCCGTTTCATAAAACCATTTCACCGTCGATGGACATCTTGGTATCCAGTAATTTGGAACGACTGTTGTACCATGTGTCAGGTCAAGATACGGCGGCGGTTACAGCTTGGATGAAGTCGCTTCAGGAGGAAGGATTGTATGATGTCCACGGTGCAGCCTGGGATGGCATTCGCGATGTGTTCTGGGCGGACTGGGTGGATGACGCAGTCACACAAGAAACGATAAAAACGGTATACGCGCAGCATGGCTATGTACTGGATCCGCATTCGGCCGTTGCCTGGAAAGTGGCGGAACGGTACCAAGAGGAAACTGGCGACAATCGCGTACTCTTGGTTGTCTCCACCGCCAGTCCCTTTAAGTTTAATTCCAGCGTGCTGGAGGCATTAGCGCCGGAGACGTTGAGCGGCGCCGCTGATGAGTTTTCTTTATTGGAGGCGCTGGCGGCTAAAAGCGGTCTCTCGATTCCAGAGGGACTAGCGTCTTTGCGTACCAAGGATGTTAGGCATTCACTGGAATGCTCGGTAACAGATATGGAAACGATGGTCTATCAGTTGCTGATAAAATAA
- a CDS encoding phenylalanine--tRNA ligase beta subunit-related protein, producing MKIKIDKSIGERLPHCQLGYLILAGARVKGTPPALSREITQLQAEMAERYQMDVLPQVPKIMAVRNMYKKLSVDPSRYRPASEALVRRVLQNRSLYFVNSAVDVNNFCSLKYLLPFGLYDLDKVEGDCISYQIVGEGTYTNIAGHTIQAGQRPYLCDAGEIFGNPSSDSRRTAVTLSSERLLCVVYADEEESKEELSAMLDFTAEMMMRYNGGMLVEKGIAAVE from the coding sequence ATGAAGATAAAAATTGACAAAAGTATTGGTGAACGTTTGCCGCACTGCCAGTTAGGCTATTTAATCTTAGCTGGCGCCCGCGTCAAGGGTACACCGCCTGCGTTAAGTCGGGAGATTACACAACTGCAGGCGGAAATGGCAGAACGATACCAGATGGATGTGCTGCCTCAAGTGCCTAAAATCATGGCGGTACGCAATATGTACAAAAAGCTGTCTGTGGATCCTTCACGCTATCGGCCTGCATCGGAGGCTTTAGTGCGGCGGGTGCTGCAGAACCGTTCATTATACTTTGTGAATAGTGCAGTGGATGTGAATAATTTTTGTTCGTTAAAATATTTGCTGCCCTTTGGTTTGTATGATCTAGACAAGGTAGAGGGAGACTGCATTAGCTATCAGATTGTCGGCGAAGGAACTTACACCAATATTGCGGGCCATACGATTCAAGCCGGGCAGAGGCCTTATTTGTGTGACGCCGGAGAGATATTTGGGAACCCCAGCAGTGATAGTCGGAGAACGGCAGTGACTTTGAGCAGCGAACGGTTGCTTTGTGTTGTTTATGCTGATGAAGAAGAAAGCAAAGAAGAATTGTCAGCTATGCTTGATTTTACGGCGGAAATGATGATGAGGTATAATGGAGGCATGCTGGTAGAAAAAGGTATTGCCGCTGTTGAATAG